The Metabacillus sediminilitoris genome window below encodes:
- a CDS encoding class II fructose-bisphosphate aldolase, whose translation MPLVSMTDMLNKAKKEGYAVGQFNINNLEFFQAILQAAEEEKSPVILGVSEGAARYVGGFKTVVKITEGLLEDYKITVPVAIHLDHGSSFEKCKEAIDAGFTSVMIDASHDPFEQNVETTSKVVEYAHSKGVSVEAELGTVGGQEDDVVAEGVIYADPQECNELVKRTGIDCLAPALGSVHGPYKGEPNLGYKEMEEIANLTNMPLVLHGGTGIPTKDIQKAISFGTAKINVNTENQIASAKTVREVLAAKPEEYDPRKYMGPARDAIKATVIGKMREFGSSNKA comes from the coding sequence ATGCCTTTAGTTTCAATGACAGATATGCTAAATAAAGCAAAAAAAGAAGGATATGCAGTAGGTCAATTCAATATCAACAATCTTGAATTTTTCCAAGCAATCCTACAAGCAGCTGAAGAAGAAAAATCACCAGTTATTCTTGGTGTTTCTGAAGGTGCTGCACGCTACGTTGGCGGATTCAAAACTGTAGTGAAAATCACTGAAGGTCTTCTTGAAGACTACAAAATTACTGTTCCAGTTGCAATCCATCTTGATCACGGTTCAAGCTTTGAAAAATGTAAAGAAGCAATTGATGCTGGATTTACATCTGTTATGATTGATGCTTCACACGATCCATTTGAACAAAACGTAGAAACAACTTCTAAAGTTGTTGAGTATGCTCATTCAAAAGGTGTTTCAGTTGAAGCTGAGTTAGGAACTGTTGGCGGACAAGAAGATGATGTTGTTGCAGAAGGCGTTATCTACGCAGATCCACAAGAATGTAATGAACTTGTAAAACGTACTGGTATTGATTGCTTAGCACCAGCACTTGGTTCTGTTCACGGACCATACAAAGGTGAGCCAAACTTAGGTTACAAAGAAATGGAAGAAATCGCTAACCTAACAAATATGCCATTAGTACTTCATGGTGGTACTGGAATCCCAACGAAAGACATTCAAAAAGCAATCTCTTTCGGAACGGCAAAAATCAATGTTAACACTGAAAACCAAATTGCTTCTGCAAAAACGGTTCGTGAAGTGTTAGCTGCGAAACCAGAAGAATATGATCCACGTAAATACATGGGACCAGCTCGTGACGCTATTAAAGCAACTGTAATCGGCAAAATGCGCGAATTCGGTTCTTCAAACAAAGCTTAA